Proteins encoded by one window of Haliotis asinina isolate JCU_RB_2024 chromosome 6, JCU_Hal_asi_v2, whole genome shotgun sequence:
- the LOC137286772 gene encoding IST1 homolog isoform X2 has protein sequence MFKSGPNYTKLKTNLRLVINRLKLLEKKKTEIALKSRKEIADYITAGKEDRARIRVEHIIREDYLVEAMELLEMYCDLLLARFGLIQTQKELDPGLEESIASIIWATPRLQADVQELKAVTDEFTAKYGKEFGMACRSNALNNVSEKVMHKLSVQAPPKTLVERYMDEIAKSYNVPFVPDASVMSHDEILLAENMLIDFGNEDRKGGGGGSGPSGGMGALQPVPSASSAPYPANNVSYPPQQPYPAGKVPPALPTSPPAGPPSMSPPPAYNTPGYPEPNGAQAPYPSQDQLYDNNVKPAMPPNPGFNIPDLPAVPTNTLPDLGNTVGSGSAGGEDVDFDDLTKRFEALKKKK, from the exons ATGTTCAAGAGCGGCCCTAATTACACAAAACTCAAAACTAACCTCAGATTGGTGATAAACCGTCTGAAGTTGTTAGAAAAGAAAAAGACGGAAATAGCTTTGAAATCGAGGAAAGAAATCGCCGACTATATTACAGCCGGTAAGGAAGATCGAGCCAGAATCAGGGTGGAACACATCATTCGAGAAGATTATCTGGTTGAAGCTATGGAGCTGTTGGAGATGTACTGTGACTTGCTGTTGGCACGGTTTGGGCTGATTCAAACACAAAA AGAACTTGATCCTGGATTGGAGGAATCTATTGCAAGCATAATATGGGCAACACCCAGACTACAAGCTGATGTCCAAGAACTGAAAGCAGTTACTGATGAATTTACAGCCAAATATGGAAAAGAATTTGGAATGGCATGTCGATCAAATGCCCTGAACAATGTCAGTGAAAAAGTGATGCACAAACTGAGTGTTCAAGCACCACCCAAGACATTGGTGGAAAGATATATGGATGAGATTGCCAAGTCTTATAATGTTCCATTTGTGCCAGATGCATCGGTCATGTCCCACGATGAGATACTATTGGCAGAGAATATGCTGATAGATTTTGGAAATGAAGACAGGAAAGGTGGAGGAGGAGGATCAGGCCCAAGTGGTGGTATGGGGGCACTCCAGCCTGTACCTTCAGCCTCATCAGCTCCTTACCCAGCCAACAACGTGTCCTACCCACCACAG CAACCTTATCCCGCTGGTAAAGTACCCCCTGCACTACCAACTTCACCCCCTGCAGGGCCCCCCAGTATGTCACCACCTCCAGCATACAACACCCCTGGCTACCCAGAACCAAACGGTGCTCAAGCTCCGTACCCTAGTCAGGATCAGCTGTATGACAACAATGTCAAGCCAGCCATGCCTCCCAATCCAGGCTTCAATATCCCCGATCTGCCCGCTGTCCCCACCAATACCCTCCCAGACCTTGGTAACACTGTGGGGTCAGGCTCAGCAGGGGGAGAGGATGTTGACTTTGATGACCTGACCAAGAGGTTTGAAGCTCTCAAGAAGAAGAAGTAA
- the LOC137286772 gene encoding IST1 homolog isoform X1 — MFKSGPNYTKLKTNLRLVINRLKLLEKKKTEIALKSRKEIADYITAGKEDRARIRVEHIIREDYLVEAMELLEMYCDLLLARFGLIQTQKELDPGLEESIASIIWATPRLQADVQELKAVTDEFTAKYGKEFGMACRSNALNNVSEKVMHKLSVQAPPKTLVERYMDEIAKSYNVPFVPDASVMSHDEILLAENMLIDFGNEDRKGGGGGSGPSGGMGALQPVPSASSAPYPANNVSYPPQQQPYPAGKVPPALPTSPPAGPPSMSPPPAYNTPGYPEPNGAQAPYPSQDQLYDNNVKPAMPPNPGFNIPDLPAVPTNTLPDLGNTVGSGSAGGEDVDFDDLTKRFEALKKKK; from the exons ATGTTCAAGAGCGGCCCTAATTACACAAAACTCAAAACTAACCTCAGATTGGTGATAAACCGTCTGAAGTTGTTAGAAAAGAAAAAGACGGAAATAGCTTTGAAATCGAGGAAAGAAATCGCCGACTATATTACAGCCGGTAAGGAAGATCGAGCCAGAATCAGGGTGGAACACATCATTCGAGAAGATTATCTGGTTGAAGCTATGGAGCTGTTGGAGATGTACTGTGACTTGCTGTTGGCACGGTTTGGGCTGATTCAAACACAAAA AGAACTTGATCCTGGATTGGAGGAATCTATTGCAAGCATAATATGGGCAACACCCAGACTACAAGCTGATGTCCAAGAACTGAAAGCAGTTACTGATGAATTTACAGCCAAATATGGAAAAGAATTTGGAATGGCATGTCGATCAAATGCCCTGAACAATGTCAGTGAAAAAGTGATGCACAAACTGAGTGTTCAAGCACCACCCAAGACATTGGTGGAAAGATATATGGATGAGATTGCCAAGTCTTATAATGTTCCATTTGTGCCAGATGCATCGGTCATGTCCCACGATGAGATACTATTGGCAGAGAATATGCTGATAGATTTTGGAAATGAAGACAGGAAAGGTGGAGGAGGAGGATCAGGCCCAAGTGGTGGTATGGGGGCACTCCAGCCTGTACCTTCAGCCTCATCAGCTCCTTACCCAGCCAACAACGTGTCCTACCCACCACAG CAGCAACCTTATCCCGCTGGTAAAGTACCCCCTGCACTACCAACTTCACCCCCTGCAGGGCCCCCCAGTATGTCACCACCTCCAGCATACAACACCCCTGGCTACCCAGAACCAAACGGTGCTCAAGCTCCGTACCCTAGTCAGGATCAGCTGTATGACAACAATGTCAAGCCAGCCATGCCTCCCAATCCAGGCTTCAATATCCCCGATCTGCCCGCTGTCCCCACCAATACCCTCCCAGACCTTGGTAACACTGTGGGGTCAGGCTCAGCAGGGGGAGAGGATGTTGACTTTGATGACCTGACCAAGAGGTTTGAAGCTCTCAAGAAGAAGAAGTAA